The following proteins are encoded in a genomic region of Sparus aurata chromosome 23, fSpaAur1.1, whole genome shotgun sequence:
- the btbd17b gene encoding BTB/POZ domain-containing protein 17 produces MVRSCEQGIPAWVCVGTLLLLIHSATVRGAALKQETALDNGATVLNHSMSLVQRLETLLTMGNGSDVTLRVHTINTDEVKVIQAHSLVLTMQSDVFEELLLSRNNSALVLREPADCSAVFDKFVRYLYCGDISVRLDQAISLHKLASKYRVWGLQQGLTQYMTQHLSSESPSGHVVGWYNYALQIGDMALRDSCLQYLAWNLTSVLQSGEWGSISEDLLLSLLQRSDLILQSELELYEALEAWISQNQPVTATVEIALKAVRYGMIPPQHLFRLQKQSHLMQKYYESIRDLLYLAFQFHSASPIQLAKYFDVNCSIFTPRNYLSSSWGSPWVINNPTRDDRSFSFQTQLGPSGHDSSKRVTWNALFSPRWLPLSARSTYTELGAMQPTRTDGGRPRIIVTPATSSPDFAGVSFQKTVIVMSRQQGKVVVRHVYNFHQSTEEAGDFLVDADLQRRASEYLIDSSLYLHVVIKPLYHTLLVARK; encoded by the exons CTGCCCTGAAGCAGGAGACAGCGTTGGACAATGGGGCAACGGTGCTGAATCACTCCATGAGTTTGGTGCAGCGTCTGGAGACCCTGCTCACCATGGGGAACGGCAGCGACGTCACTCTCCGCGTGCATACCATCAACACCGATGAGGTGAAGGTGATCCAGGCCCACAGCCTGGTGCTCACGATGCAGAGCGACGTGTTCgaggagctgctgctcagcCGCAACAACAGCGCTCTTGTCCTGAGGGAGCCGGCTGACTGCTCGGCTGTCTTTGACAAGTTTGTCAG GTATCTGTACTGCGGTGACATCTCTGTGCGGCTGGATCAGGCCATCTCCCTGCACAAGCTGGCCAGCAAGTACCGCGTGTGGGGCTTGCAGCAGGGTCTGACCCAGTATATGACCCAACATCTGTCGAGCGAATCTCCGTCGGGCCACGTGGTCGGCTGGTACAACTACGCGCTACAAATCGGGGACATGGCCCTGCGGGACAGCTGCCTGCAGTACCTGGCCTGGAACCTGACTTCGGTGCTGCAAAGCGGAGAATGGGGCTCCATCAGCGAAGACCTGCTCCTCTCCTTGCTCCAGCGCTCTGACCTCATTCTGCAGAGCGAGCTGGAGCTCTACGAGGCCCTGGAGGCCTGGATTAGCCAGAACCAGCCTGTCACTGCGACAGTGGAAATTGCCCTGAAGGCGGTTCGATACGGCATGATCCCCCCGCAGCACCTCTTCCGTCTTCAGAAGCAATCCCACCTCATGCAGAAGTATTACGAGTCCATCCGTGATCTACTCTATCTAGCTTTTCAGTTTCACTCCGCCTCACCTATCCAGCTGGCCAAGTACTTTGATGTCAACTGCAGTATTTTCACTCCCCGTAACTACCTGTCGTCCTCCTGGGGCTCCCCCTGGGTCATCAATAACCCCACCCGCGATGACCGCAGCTTCAGCTTCCAGACCCAGCTCGGGCCCAGCGGCCACGACTCCAGTAAGAGAGTGACCTGGAACGCCCTGTTCTCCCCTCGCTGGCTCCCCCTCAGCGCCAGGTCAACCTACACCGAGCTGGGCGCCATGCAGCCGACACGCACAGACGGAGGTCGACCTCGCATCATCGTTACGCCGGCCACCTCCAGCCCAGACTTTGCCGGCGTGAGCTTCCAGAAGACGGTGATTGTGATGTCAAGACAGCAAGGAAAAGTGGTGGTTCGCCATGTCTACAACTTCCACCAAAGCACAGAAGAGGCCGGGGATTTCCTGGTGGATGCCGACCTGCAGCGCCGCGCATCCGAGTACCTCATTGACAGCTCCCTCTACCTGCACGTTGTGATCAAACCTCTCTACCACACCCTCCTGGTTGCCAGGAAGTAA